The Desulfofundulus luciae genome includes the window CCTTGGCCTTGTGGACGCTCATGATCCGGACCACGTTTTCATTTTCGCCCAGGGAGCGGGCGGCATCCATGTCCCCGCCTTCGTCCCGGATCTGTTCTATAAAGCGCAGGAAGCGGAAAAGCCCCCGGTAGATGGTCCCCTCGAAACGCCGGGCCCGGTCCACCAGGGCCCGCAGGTTGGCCTGGCGCACCACGCCGCCGGGCATGGCCCCCACCAGGTCGTAGTAGCCGGTCTGGCGGTACAGTTCCTCCAGCAGTTCCGCGGGCGGCAGGCGGCGGGCCAGGTCCCGCCACCCCTGGAGCCTTTTCAGGAAGCGGCGCAGGAGTTCCGCAAGCTCCGGGGCCACCCCCGGCGGCCCCTCTGCGGCCTGCTGCACGGCGGTGTAAAAGTCGCCTTCCGGGCAGGCCAGGCGGATTTCCGCCAGCCGCGCCGCATCCAGCCCCACCAGGGGCGACCGGAGCACCGCTGCCAGGGGAATATCCCGGCGGGGGTTGTCGATTACCTGGAGGGCGGAGAGTACGGTTTCCACCTCCGGGGCGTCGAAGTAGCCGCCTGCGCCGTCCGCGAAGGCCGGTACCCCCAGGCGGCGGAACTCTTCCAGGAATACTCCCACCCGGCCCTTGAGGGAGCGCATCAGCACCACCACATCCCGCCAGGTGACCGGGCGGTATTCCTTTTCTTCCCGGTCGTAGACCCAAAAATCCTCTTTGAGCACCAGCCGGTGAACCCGCTCCGCCACCCAGCGGGCCTCCAGGCGGGCCAGGTCCAGTTCATCCGGCTCCGGTTGCCCGTTTTCTTCCTGGCCGGTTGTATCCCCGGCCTTATCTCCTTCCGGAGGCCTGAAATCCAGCAGGTGGATTTCCACCGGACCACCTGCCTTACCTGCCGCGCAATCCGGATAGCCGGCTCCGGGTTGAAGGCGGGCACGCTCGTCGTAATCCAGCTCCCCCACCCGCCGGGTCATCAGCCGTTCGAAAAGATAGTTGACCGTCTCCAGGATCTCCTGCCGGCTGCGGAAGTTTGCCCGCAGCGTCAGGCGCCAGCCCGGCCCGGGTTCCTGCCCGGAAGCCAGATCCGCAAACTGGTGATAGCGGTGCAGAAAAACCGTTGGGTCCGCCAGCCGGAAGCGGTAAATGCTCTGCTTGACATCACCCACCAGGAAGCGGTTATCCCCCCGGGAGACCAGCTCCAAAAGGGCCTCCTGGACCCCGTTGATATCCTGGTACTCGTCCACCAGCACTTCCGCGAAGTACTCACGGTACTCCGCAGCCACGGGGGAAGGAAGGAGTGGAGCCCCGGGGTCCTGTGGAATTTCTCCGCCCCACGGAGATCCCTCCCCGTTCTGGGCCAGGACGGCCAGGGCATAGTGCTCCAGGTCGGCAAAGTCGGCCACAGCACGCTCCAGCTTGGCCCGCCGGTAGGCCTCACCAAACCGGAGCACCACCGCCACCAGTGCCTGGACCAGGGGGGCAACCCGGGCCAAATCACCAATCATATCCACCGGTGAACGGGAGAAATATTCATTAAACAGGACCTGCACCCGTTTTTTGACGTGATCCCGCAGTTTTTTCACCCGTTCTTTAATTTCATCTACTGCCTCTCCCCCGGCTGTTCTGGGCAGGGCCGGCCACTTTTGACCTTCTTTCAGGGCCATCTGCAGGTTTTCAAAGGAGCCTTCCACCAGCTCCAGCCAGCCCCGCACCCTGGCCAGGTCTTTCTCCAGCACCGCCGTGTACTGCCGCGGCCCGCCGGGGCCGGCAGCCAGGCGCCGGGCTTCTTCCAGGCTGTCCAGCCAGTCCTCCAGCTCCAGGCGGATTATTTCCCGCCACTGCCCGTGCCAGGGCTGCTCTTCCCAGGAACGGCCCCCGGCTCCGGCCAGGGAGTCAGCCAGCCAGTTCAGCCAGGCGCGGGGCCGGGGCAGGCTCATGGCAAAATCGTACAGGCGCAGAACCAGCTCAACCAGTTCCCGGTCGTCGCCGTGGCGGCCCGCCAGGGCCCGGGCCAGGTAGAGGAAGGGGGCTTCGGGCGGCGAGTCCCGGTGCTCCTCGTAATATTCCTCCAGAACCTCTTCCAGAACCTCCAGGCGTAAAAGAGACGCCTCGTTTTCATCCATCACCCGGAAGCCCGGGTCCAGCCCCAGCAGGTAGAAGTGGCGCCGCACCACCTCGCCGCAAAAGGAGTGCAGGGTGCCGATGGAGGCCCGGGGGACCAGGAAAAGCTGGCGTAAGACCCGGGGGCCGGCCGGCCGTTCCTGTAAAGCCCGGTTCAGGGCGGCGCTCACCCGCTGGCGCATCTCCCCCGCCGCCGCGTCGGTAAAGGTAACCACCAGCAGGCGGTCCAGATCCACCGGATTTTTTTCGTCCAGCAGGTGCCGGATGATCCGCTCCACCAGCACCGCGGTCTTGCCCGATCCGGCGGCGGCCGAGACCAGCAGGTTCCCTCCCCGGGTGGTGATGGCTTTTTGCTGCTCTTCAGTCCAGCGAGTAGAGGACAAGGCCATCTCCCTCCTCTTGAGCGGCACCCTTTCGGAGGCGCTCGCGCAGCTCTTTGGCATCTGCAACTAGGTTCCGGTAGCGGTTTTCGGGCAGCCACAGATCAAAACGGCACACGGGGCGGTACAGGCAAGCGGTACAGGCGCTATTGGTGCCTGCTTTCAGGGGGGCGATGTCCACCCGGCCGTCGATAATGCCGCCG containing:
- the addA gene encoding helicase-exonuclease AddAB subunit AddA; this encodes MSSTRWTEEQQKAITTRGGNLLVSAAAGSGKTAVLVERIIRHLLDEKNPVDLDRLLVVTFTDAAAGEMRQRVSAALNRALQERPAGPRVLRQLFLVPRASIGTLHSFCGEVVRRHFYLLGLDPGFRVMDENEASLLRLEVLEEVLEEYYEEHRDSPPEAPFLYLARALAGRHGDDRELVELVLRLYDFAMSLPRPRAWLNWLADSLAGAGGRSWEEQPWHGQWREIIRLELEDWLDSLEEARRLAAGPGGPRQYTAVLEKDLARVRGWLELVEGSFENLQMALKEGQKWPALPRTAGGEAVDEIKERVKKLRDHVKKRVQVLFNEYFSRSPVDMIGDLARVAPLVQALVAVVLRFGEAYRRAKLERAVADFADLEHYALAVLAQNGEGSPWGGEIPQDPGAPLLPSPVAAEYREYFAEVLVDEYQDINGVQEALLELVSRGDNRFLVGDVKQSIYRFRLADPTVFLHRYHQFADLASGQEPGPGWRLTLRANFRSRQEILETVNYLFERLMTRRVGELDYDERARLQPGAGYPDCAAGKAGGPVEIHLLDFRPPEGDKAGDTTGQEENGQPEPDELDLARLEARWVAERVHRLVLKEDFWVYDREEKEYRPVTWRDVVVLMRSLKGRVGVFLEEFRRLGVPAFADGAGGYFDAPEVETVLSALQVIDNPRRDIPLAAVLRSPLVGLDAARLAEIRLACPEGDFYTAVQQAAEGPPGVAPELAELLRRFLKRLQGWRDLARRLPPAELLEELYRQTGYYDLVGAMPGGVVRQANLRALVDRARRFEGTIYRGLFRFLRFIEQIRDEGGDMDAARSLGENENVVRIMSVHKAKGLEFPVVVVTGLGRRFNLQDLSESFLLHRQLGCGPVVVDLERGVRYPTVLHRVIRQRLRLEALAEEMRLLYVALTRARERLILAAAVRNLERQVDNWRSRVAAVPPEGPLSVSLQAGARSALEWLGPALWSHPALAGFSPGGELAAAGTGCWQVHLWPAAALEGLWAGGGPGAEVTGDPSWTRWLERLEPLPGDWLQQQEENWPGGAAELVDTGELRRRLFWTCPHRELSHLPSKVTVTEWRHRQEELEEQMSGEIPGEGLLEKRSGEGETGTEELPPGFDLPAFYTGENFTGAGRGRVVHLVMQGMELDALPDEAEVRRHLDRLVEREILRPEEVQLVRPVEIARFWRTDLGRRVLAAAKDNRLWREVPFTLGLEVPELYPELSDKVPPGEIILLQGVIDCLLVEEKGLVIIDYKTDRLTEKDLDDAVGRYRIQLDLYARAAQKILGRPVREKYLYFFALNRAVAV